The following proteins come from a genomic window of Astatotilapia calliptera chromosome 11, fAstCal1.2, whole genome shotgun sequence:
- the tapbpl gene encoding tapasin-related protein, which translates to MVGMMMVIKVILTGYLMTCVYADGVADVVLTCTLVEEGAGLGGMGGGHFTRTPATLILRDVAVGPDESLEELTPFVPPSIPDPDLLLFEAKVSSPEIPNANVLLHADCNEQEVMCELSSYSPRGFEENSDRVFFMVSLSVDEVDFSTALILETLKVEKDKSTLMQSKLALPLSQSGTLLTDLIFVVFTHIKSVSAPLRSDVLLNCGFKQQDTPLAQEVGIEWRLQHRGKGRKVLEMKRALDDTEGSTIVDGERAGSSINAAQVVGEGNASLTLTTLKVGDEGTYICTVSLGPFHSQQVVQLRIIQPPDVSLSVEKLVLKSSSSQKLSCHSSKYYPLDSHIEWFSLSPMDTEPQLFIDQGSLSSHRQHGDGTFTLSSHIAVPPTTVPGTKIICKVSHTALEEPLFVSVVVEPPEPNSYWWILGFLIITVLFFYQVMG; encoded by the exons ATGGTGGGGATGATGATGGTTATTAAAGTCATTTTAACTGGATACCTCATGACGTGCGTTTATG CTGATGGAGTTGCAGATGTGGTACTCACCTGCACTCTGGTGGAGGAGGGAGCTGGACTTGGTGGAATGGGAGGCGGTCACTTCACTCGGACTCCAGCCACTCTTATTTTACGAGATGTTGCTGTGGGCCCGGACGAATCACTCGAAGAACTCACTCCGTTTGTTCCTCCCTCCATCCCTGATCCAGACCTCCTCCTGTTTGAGGCCAAAG TATCATCTCCTGAGATCCCCAATGCAAACGTGCTGCTCCATGCAGACTGCAATGAGCAGGAAGTGATGTGCGAATTAAGTAGTTACTCTCCTCGGGGATTCGAGGAAAACTCAGATCGGGTCTTTTTCATGGTGTCCCTCAGTGTGGATGAGGTTGACTTCAGCACTGCGCTGATTCTGGAGACCTTGAAGGTGGAGAAAGACAAGTCAACCCTGATGCAAAGCAAGCTGGCTCTTCCTCTCAGCCAGTCAGGAACTCTGCTTACCGACT TGATATTTGTGGTGTTCACCCACAtaaagtctgtgtctgccccTCTGAGAAGTGATGTTCTCCTCAACTGTGGCTTCAAGCAGCAGGACACGCCATTAGCACAGGAAGTGGGCATTGAGTGGCGTCTGCAGCACAGAggtaaaggcaggaaggtgctTGAAATGAAGAGGGCGCTGGATGATACAGAAGGCAGCACGATAG TGGACGGTGAGAGGGCCGGCTCAAGCATAAATGCTGCCCAGGTTGTTGGTGAGGGTAACGCGTCTTTGACTCTGACCACGCTGAAGGTTGGAGATGAGGGGACCTACATCTGTACAGTCAGTCTTGGTCCTTTCCACTCCCAGCAGGTCGTTCAACTTCGCATTATTC AACCTCCAGATGTTTCCCTCTCAGTCGAGAAGTTGGTTTTAAAGTCAAGTTCGTCCCAGAAATTAAGTTgtcacagcagtaaatactaccCACTGGATTCTCAC atTGAGTGGTTTTCCCTCTCTCCTATGGACACAGAGCCACAGCTCTTTATAGATCAGGGCTCCCTGTCCAGTCATCGGCAGCACGGTGATGGAACGTTCACCCTGTCCTCTCACATAGCTGTGCCTCCCACCACCGTCCCAGGAACCAAAATCATCTGCAAGGTCTCCCACACAGCTCTAGAAGAACCGCTCTTTGTTAGTGTGGTGGTGGAACCTCCTGAGCCTA ATTCCTATTGGTGGATACTGGGCTTCCTGATCATCACTGTACTTTTCTTCTATCAGGTCATGGGATAA
- the LOC113032752 gene encoding complement C1r-B subcomponent-like, which translates to MVHSSLRHLFWKYNRHQSFTNMGWTHCIIWFLWFSVSECQQLSTTEPEMHGQIQSPQYPRPYPPHLQKQWDLWVPRGYQIQLSLTHLDIKVSADCSQDSLTFFYDEKVLGKFCGQGNSTDHHGDETILSPGNKLTLVFQTSDSTPEHQQHTGFSATYKAIDIDECSKTDPGLDSGPLCSQICINTAGSYHCSCHSGYKLHLDQRTCLLSCGGCVFDKHEGHLSSPGYPKPSPPFLSCKYIISVEPRFIVTLNFRDNFHIDNKDNQHGSSCQGHFLQVTIPGRLAMKFCGTKSPGLIVTNSSTVRLDYHTEEEGLSNGWSLQYSTHEVKCPHPGSVTKGRITPDLNEYFSGDSIHVTCDQEYKLMMGQQEIKTFSAMCQSDGQWQLPLPTCIAVCGQPTNHINVYQRIFGGQDAPDNTIPWQVLLSVSGNRGGGMVIGDRWIMTAAHNVINRGVVVSNETLRIFMGLNEVKALEKSPLFAASIHVHPEYNNPNYVDYNNDIALIKLEDTLTFDSSVMPVCLPEPGATYDTGVMGLVSGFGVTNENNRRILTNQLKYVYLPVVDQQTCRDSVSLARRRRYNIPDLTNNMFCAGLPEGGKDSCQGDVGGPFTLTKDGRHWAAGIVSWGVECGGKGTYGVYTRVANYLNWIQKTMQEN; encoded by the exons ATGGTTCATTCCAGTCTGAGACATCTCTTCTGGAAGTACAATCGACACCAGAGCTTTACAAACATGGGCTGGACCCACTGCATCATTTG GTTTCTGTGGTTTTCAGTGAGCGAGTGCCAGCAGCTGTCCACCACTGAGCCTGAAATGCACGGACAAATCCAGTCTCCCCAATATCCGCGACCTTATCCTCCCCACCTGCAAAAGCAATGGGACCTCTGGGTTCCCAGGGGTTACCAGATCCAGCTGTCTTTAACACATCTGGATATTAAAGTTTCTGCAGACTGCAGTCAAGACTCTCTCACA TTTTTCTACGATGAAAAGGTTTTGGGAAAGTTTTGTGGCCAGGGAAACTCTACTGATCACCATGGTGACGAGACGATCCTTTCTCCAGGCAACAAACTGACTCTCGTATTCCAAACAAGTGACTCTACACCAGAGCATCAACAACATACTGGTTTTTCTGCCACGTATAAGGCAATAG ACATAGACGAGTGTTCCAAAACAGACCCAGGACTGGATTCAGGTCCGCTTTGCTCTCAAATCTGTATCAACACTGCTGGGTCCTACCACTGCTCCTGCCACAGTGGTTACAAGCTTCATTTAGACCAGCGCACATGTCTGT TGTCCTGTGGTGGGTGTGTTTTTGACAAGCATGAAGGACATCTGTCCAGTCCAGGGTATCCTAAACCCTCACCCCCTTTTCTCTCCTGCAAGTACATCATCTCTGTGGAGCCCAGATTCATCGTGACGCTCAACTTCAGAGACAATTTTCACATTGATAATAAAGATAATCAGCATGGTTCAAGCTGCCAAGGTCACTTTTTACAG GTGACCATTCCAGGCAGATTAGCTATGAAATTTTGTGGAACAAAGAGTCCTGGTCTGATAGTTACAAACTCAAGTACAGTCAGGCTGGACTACCACACTGAGGAGGAAGGTCTGAGCAACGGCTGGAGCCTGCAATATAGCACACATg AGGTGAAATGTCCACACCCAGGGAGTGTGACAAAAGGCAGGATCACTCCTGATTTAAATGAATACTTTAGTGGAGACTCGATCCATGTCACTTGTGACCAAGAATACAAGTTGATGATG GGACAACAAGAGATTAAGACATTCTCAGCCATGTGTCAAAGCGATGGGCAGTGGCAACTCCCTCTCCCAACCTGCATAGCAG TTTGTGGTCAGCCAACAAATCACATCAATGTGTATCAGAGGATCTTTGGAGGCCAGGATGCTCCAGATAATACAATCCCCTGGCaagtgctactgagtgtaagtGGAAACAGGGGAGGAGGCATGGTGATTGGAGACCGGTGGATTATGACAGCAGCTCATAATGTAATAAATAGGGGAGTGGTGGTATCAAATGAAACTCTACGG ATTTTCATGGGACTTAATGAGGTAAAAGCCCTCGAGAAATCTCCTCTGTTTGCTGCCTCAATCCATGTTCACCCTGAGTACAACAACCCCAACTATGTAGACTACAACAATGACATTGCCCTGATCAAACTGGAAGACACACTCACATTCGACTCATCTGTAATGCCAGTGTGTTTGCCAGAACCAGGAGCCACATATGATACTGGTGTGATGGG GCTGGTGTCTGGCTTTGGTGTTACAAACGAGAATAATCGTCGCATTCTAACAAATCAACTGAAGTATGTTTATCTCCCAGTGGTGGACCAGCAGACATGCAGGGATTCAGTCAGTTTAGCAAGGAGAAGACGTTACAACATACCAGACTTAACAAATAACATGTTTTGTGCTGGACTCCCTGAAGGTGGGAAGGACTCTTGCCAGGGTGACGTTGGGGGCCCCTTCACTCTGACTAAAGATGGGCGACACTGGGCTGCTGGGATTGTCAGCTGGGGGGTTGAGTGTGGAGGAAAGGGCACATATGGAGTCTATACCAGAGTCGCTAATTACCTGAACTGGATCCAGAAGACCATGCAGGAGAACTAA
- the LOC113032624 gene encoding complement C1r subcomponent-like, with amino-acid sequence MFYLNVRHLLSQQPTSSLMDTVNWKMRWVSCIIWFLYVSVCECSPLPEPEPQMYGKVQSPLYPQPYPPNLQEQWDLVVPEGYQIRLTFTHLDIEASANCYYDSLTVFYKEKALWKFCGSENSADGHHPGNEPILSPGNSLTLIFQSDSNNPEAHQNLGFSAQYHAIDIDECSAPEPGDGSGPLCSQICLNTLGSYLCSCHHGYELRSDQRTCVLSCGGGIFDEPEGHLFSPGYPNHPPHAVSCQYVISVQEGFTITLNFTDNFHIESMDSPEGPQCLHHWLELTVRDEQPTKLCGKTSPGPIVTNSNMVKLEYHIDDEGQSNGWSLDYSTHRVKCPSPGSVAKGRVTPNLSEYLFRDYIYVRCDQGYKLMMNGREMESFSSICQSNGQWHLPLPECHIIDCGEPDPLLNGGVAFLSGFQNQYLSVIQYRCNEPFYSLLGDANVNFTCDADRKWRSTHEVIDSPLCLPVCGQPTNHINVYQRIFGGQDAPDNTIPWQVLLSVSGNRGGGMVIGDRWIMTAAHNVVNEGVMVANETLRIFMGLNEVKALEKSPLFAASIHVHPEYNNPNYVDYNNDIALIKLNVTLTFDSSVMPVCLPEPGATYDTGVMGLVSGFGVTNENNRRIITNQLKYVYLPVVDQQTCRDSVTSARRRRNNIPDLTNNMFCAGLPEGGKDSCQGDSGGPFTLTKDGRHWAAGIVSWGVECGGKGTYGVYTRVANYLNWIKTTMQEN; translated from the exons ATGTTTTACTTGAATGTGAGACATTTGCTCTCGCAGCAGCCGACCAGTTCACTCATGGATACGGTTAATTGGAAAATGCGCTGGGTCTCTTGTATCATCTG GTTTCTGTATGTCTCAGTGTGTGAGTGCTCACCTCTGCCAGAACCAGAGCCTCAAATGTACGGGAAGGTCCAATCTCCTCTGTACCCTCAGCCTTACCCTCCCAACCTGCAGGAGCAGTGGGACCTCGTTGTCCCTGAGGGCTACCAGATTCGACTCACCTTCACACATTTGGATATTGAAGCTTCTGCGAACTGCTACTACGACTCACTTACA GTTTTCTACAAAGAGAAGGCCCTCTGGAAATTTTGTGGCAGTGAGAATTCTGCTGATGGGCATCACCCAGGCAACGAGCCCATCTTGTCTCCAGGAAACAGTCTCACCCTCATCTTTCAATCAGACAGCAACAACCCGGAGGCCCACCAGAATCTGGGCTTCTCTGCCCAGTACCATGCAATAG ACATAGATGAATGTTCTGCACCAGAGCCTGGAGATGGCTCAGGGCCACTCTGCTCTCAGATCTGCCTCAACACTCTTGGCTCATATCTCTGCTCCTGTCATCATGGCTATGAACTTCGCTCTGATCAGcgcacctgtgtgt TATCCTGTGGCGGTGGTATATTTGATGAACCAGAGGGGCATCTGTTCAGTCCGGGATATCCTAATCACCCACCTCATGCTGTGTCCTGTCAGTATGTCATTTCTGTACAAGAGGGCTTCACTATTACTCTAAACTTTACTGACAACTTCCACATTGAGAGCATGGACAGCCCAGAGGGCCCGCAATGTCTCCATCACTGGTTGGAG TTGACTGTCAGAGACGAACAGCCCACAAAGCTATGTGGCAAAACGAGCCCAGGACCGATAGTCACAAACTCAAACATGGTCAAGCTGGAATACCACATTGATGATGAAGGACAGAGCAATGGCTGGAGCCTCGACTACAGCACACACA GGGTGAAGTGTCCATCACCTGGAAGTGTAGCTAAAGGCAGGGTCACTCCTAATTTGAGTGAATATCTCTTCAGAGATTACATCTATGTACGCTGCGATCAAGGATACAAGCTGATGATG AATGGTCGGGAGATGGAGAGTTTCTCTTCCATTTGCCAAAGCAATGGGCAGTGGCACCTTCCTCTGCCAGAATGCCACA TAATTGATTGCGGAGAACCTGACCCCTTGCTGAACGGAGGCGTGGCCTTCCTTTCTGGGTTTCAGAATCAGTATCTTTCTGTTATTCAGTATCGCTGCAATGAACCATTTTACTCTCTCCTTGGGGATGCAAACG TTAACTTCACATGTGATGCAGACAGGAAATGGAGATCAACCCATGAAGTTATTGACAGTCCACTTTGTTTACCAG TTTGTGGTCAGCCAACAAATCACATCAATGTGTATCAGAGGATCTTTGGAGGCCAGGATGCTCCAGATAATACAATCCCCTGGCaagtgctactgagtgtaagtGGAAACAGGGGAGGAGGCATGGTGATTGGAGACCGGTGGATTATGACAGCAGCTCATAATGTAGTAAATGAGGGAGTGATGGTAGCAAATGAAACTCTACGG ATTTTCATGGGACTTAATGAGGTAAAAGCCCTCGAGAAATCTCCTCTGTTTGCTGCCTCAATCCATGTTCACCCTGAGTACAACAACCCCAACTATGTAGACTACAACAATGACATTGCCCTGATCAAACTGAATGTCACACTCACATTCGACTCATCTGTAATGCCAGTGTGTTTGCCAGAACCAGGAGCCACATATGATACTGGTGTGATGGG GCTGGTGTCTGGCTTTGGTGTTACAAACGAGAATAATCGTCGCATTATAACAAATCAACTGAAGTATGTTTATCTCCCAGTGGTGGACCAGCAGACATGCAGGGATTCAGTCACTTCGGCAAGGAGAAGACGTAACAACATACCAGACTTAACAAATAACATGTTTTGTGCTGGACTCCCTGAAGGTGGGAAGGACTCTTGCCAGGGTGACTCTGGGGGCCCCTTCACTCTGACTAAAGATGGGCGACACTGGGCTGCTGGGATTGTCAGCTGGGGGGTTGAGTGTGGAGGAAAGGGCACATATGGAGTCTATACCAGAGTCGCTAATTACCTGAACTGGATCAAGACGACCATGCAGGAGAACTAA